A stretch of the Arachis stenosperma cultivar V10309 chromosome 6, arast.V10309.gnm1.PFL2, whole genome shotgun sequence genome encodes the following:
- the LOC130933869 gene encoding uncharacterized protein LOC130933869 produces MASQSSRASRFRSDAKELLCGHGERPILLTSSTKDNPGRRFWGCVYYKVQDGCDFFRWADPEPGGVHQEVEFARNRRKITKLKARLKELETKLWVVAALCIAGWVGFLFLFLQNHYNLKHPNGMHLGYR; encoded by the exons ATGGCTTCCCAGAGCTCAAGAGCCTCACGTTTTCGTTCAGATGCTAAGGAGTTGCTTTGTGGCCATGGTGAGAGGCCGATTTTGCTGACTTCATCGACGAAGGATAACCCTGGACGAAGATTCTGGGGTTGTGTATACTATAAG GTTCAGGATGGGTGTGATTTCTTCAGATGGGCAGATCCGGAACCTGGTGGTGTTCACCAAGAGGTTGAATTTGCAAGAAATAGGAGGAAGATAACGAAGTTGAAGGCAAGATTGAAGGAGCTGGAGACGAAGCTTTGGGTTGTGGCTGCTCTATGTATTGCTGGGTGGGTGGggtttttattcttattcctgCAGAATCATTATAACTTAAAGCACCCGAATGGAATGCACTTAGGTTATAGATGA